The Epinephelus lanceolatus isolate andai-2023 chromosome 17, ASM4190304v1, whole genome shotgun sequence region AGATTAGAAATAAACCCATGCCAATTTATGTTTAATCAGTGAGTGAAATTGATACTAAACTCTGTGAAATGAGTCAAATTATAACAGCACCCATGTAAACGAATGTGAGTGCGTGTGCTTGTCTGTGCGTGTCAACATGTGTTCACCATTTCCAGCTAACCTGAGTCATCTTTGCCAAGTCCAGGGAGGGCCGCTGCTCCTGGGCATCTTCTGGTCTCCTGCGCTTCATACCAATCTTTTTGTCGTTTAGCACGCACGGCTGGGACCTGCTCCGAGAGAGACACCCCGTGCCCCTGGCTCTCAGGTTGGCTCGCCTCCCCAATTCTGGGGTGGAGTCTGGAGAGCTGGCCTCCGacacctcctccctctgcagCTCTGGCAGGCTGATCTGCTcgtgggagagggagaggggccTGAGGAAGTGGTGATGGCGGGAGTGGTGATGGTGCAAGGAAGGAGAGGTAGGGGAGACTGGAGAGGCAGTGAATTGGGGGTGGAGAGGCAGTCGCTGGTTGAAGAATGGCAGGTCCAGGGCTCCGTCTGACGGGATGTTGGAGCGTGAGGGCAAACTAAAGCTGGAGCTACGTTGCATGGTGGGGAAATGACCGCTGGAGAAACCCCCTCCTCCTCGCACACTTCCTCCACTGTGGCACCTTCGTTTCTCCACAGTTGTCCACACTCTGGAGCCCTGTGGCCTCCAAGACGAGCGGAACCCAGTGAATTCATCAGAGAAGGACAGGGAGCGACACTGACGTTTGCTCGGTGGTGCCGTCGGAGCTTGGCTGGTGGCTGTAGTGGTGTAGTGAGCAGTGGTGGACGTGGGGTGGGTGTGAGGTGTGATCATGCCGCCCTCGCCGAGGCTGAGATCTCTTATCAGACTGGTGATTGCTGTGGCGCTGCCAGGCTCCCTGGCCCAGTGCCAGCTCCCTGGCTCAGGCATCACATCCCACAGGCTCTCCAGACTGGCACCAGACTGGCAGGGAGCTCTCTGCTGGATGGCGCAGCTTTGCCCCAGGTCCAGCCACCTATCTGCCTCTGCaatattcaaaacaaacaaactgactcAATGGATTTCCAAAACTTTTCCACAATATTTTACTAAATTTGTGGCTTTACTTCAGTTTAACAGTTGTAAATGGGTGGGCCTACACATTGATAGAGCCATCCATTATTAAACATGTCCTTCTCAGGCATTTGTGGACGAGCAAACTACTAGTGCTTGCTAACTTTACACGCTAGTTACATGTCCCCCACTAATAGACCAGAGTGGCACATAGGTGTACTTCATAAAACCAGATAGAAAACCAAAGATCCTGAAGATGTCAATGCAAtttgacatgtgtgtgtgtgcatttattccttggtaaataaatgtttatttaaggACTTCACTAACAACTGTTTTGCAACCTTGCCTGAACCTGTTCCTCTCCTGATGTGACAGTGCGTATGCAATGGGCAATGACGCGATGCTGATCTAGTCAATGTGTATCATGTGATACTAGTGACGTAGATTTTAAATTAGTCATATACAGATAACATAGATATTTCATGTAACATTAGAcatgttttggtatttttgtgaaCACAggttaaaccagtggttccaaaGTGGGTCCCTAGTCCATTCTGactggaccacaagtgactctctaacgtgtcaagtttgtcaaaaacacactttattttgaagtacagtgaatttctggcaccgagcttttactttgaagtgccatttcccggctgtagagtgagtgactaacggacagctataTAACAGAGACGGCAAACTAGCATAATGACAAGTATGACGGTGAAtacattaaactgtgtggaccatGAACAAA contains the following coding sequences:
- the LOC117247830 gene encoding protein FAM53B-like isoform X1, which codes for MVIIFLKTLEKKKGVDDVRSKSTERRLRELHTMSRGTTLFSCGTVEADRWLDLGQSCAIQQRAPCQSGASLESLWDVMPEPGSWHWAREPGSATAITSLIRDLSLGEGGMITPHTHPTSTTAHYTTTATSQAPTAPPSKRQCRSLSFSDEFTGFRSSWRPQGSRVWTTVEKRRCHSGGSVRGGGGFSSGHFPTMQRSSSFSLPSRSNIPSDGALDLPFFNQRLPLHPQFTASPVSPTSPSLHHHHSRHHHFLRPLSLSHEQISLPELQREEVSEASSPDSTPELGRRANLRARGTGCLSRSRSQPCVLNDKKIGMKRRRPEDAQEQRPSLDLAKMTQKLQTFQSLSCPGFSATDGCQSALPPPTSDTSGQLESDFTAVSELGLESRQEAAGDDEEEDSSYEELDSDSACSMDSRPGSPVGIVGGKRTLWKGDCGTQRDIFQLGGELDLDQIERN
- the LOC117247830 gene encoding protein FAM53B-like isoform X2; the protein is MPEPGSWHWAREPGSATAITSLIRDLSLGEGGMITPHTHPTSTTAHYTTTATSQAPTAPPSKRQCRSLSFSDEFTGFRSSWRPQGSRVWTTVEKRRCHSGGSVRGGGGFSSGHFPTMQRSSSFSLPSRSNIPSDGALDLPFFNQRLPLHPQFTASPVSPTSPSLHHHHSRHHHFLRPLSLSHEQISLPELQREEVSEASSPDSTPELGRRANLRARGTGCLSRSRSQPCVLNDKKIGMKRRRPEDAQEQRPSLDLAKMTQKLQTFQSLSCPGFSATDGCQSALPPPTSDTSGQLESDFTAVSELGLESRQEAAGDDEEEDSSYEELDSDSACSMDSRPGSPVGIVGGKRTLWKGDCGTQRDIFQLGGELDLDQIERN